The Streptomyces sp. NL15-2K genome contains a region encoding:
- a CDS encoding aromatic acid exporter family protein: MRDVREGTASLVRFVKRRRDPVVVQTLRSAAAATIAYVIALRLSPEAAPLTAPLTALLVVQVTLFATLTNGIRRVNAVVAGVLVAIAFSLLVGLTWWSLGLLIVASLVVGHLVRVDEYVPEVAISAMLVLGVTTHGDTAWARVLETLIGAVVGLGFNLLLAPPVWVEEAGESLEGLARRLRQLMLRIGEEAAGRTPVEQAAARLHEARRLDHDIVEVDAALKQAEDSLRLNPRVSEGLLHRVVLRTGLDTLEICTVVLRVLARTLTDLTKEREPEPLFAKETGAAVERLLSEIADAVVSFSVLVTTHVSLNADAAESRLAAELRAAVATRDRLAPLLREEAERETRNWHLLGAVLTEVNRILDELDTEHRSRRLLEELDRASGEQRARMPRLTRLRERMGVQERLWRNRTGLGGRSW, encoded by the coding sequence ATGCGAGATGTACGTGAGGGGACGGCGTCCCTTGTGCGGTTCGTGAAGCGGCGCCGGGATCCCGTGGTGGTCCAAACGCTGCGGTCGGCGGCCGCGGCGACGATCGCGTACGTCATCGCGCTGCGTCTGAGTCCCGAGGCGGCGCCGCTGACCGCACCCCTGACCGCGCTGCTGGTCGTCCAGGTCACCTTGTTCGCCACGCTCACCAACGGCATCCGCCGGGTGAACGCCGTGGTGGCCGGCGTCCTGGTCGCCATCGCCTTCAGTCTCCTGGTCGGCCTGACCTGGTGGAGCCTCGGGCTGCTGATCGTGGCCTCGCTGGTGGTCGGGCATCTGGTGCGAGTCGACGAGTACGTGCCCGAGGTGGCGATCAGCGCGATGCTGGTCCTCGGAGTGACGACCCACGGGGACACGGCGTGGGCGCGGGTGCTGGAGACGCTGATCGGCGCGGTCGTCGGGCTCGGCTTCAATCTGCTCCTCGCGCCGCCGGTGTGGGTGGAGGAGGCCGGTGAGTCGCTGGAGGGACTGGCTCGGCGGCTGCGGCAGTTGATGCTGCGCATCGGCGAGGAGGCCGCCGGCCGCACGCCGGTCGAACAGGCCGCGGCCCGGCTGCACGAGGCGCGTCGGCTCGACCACGACATCGTCGAGGTGGACGCGGCGCTGAAGCAGGCCGAGGACAGTCTGCGGCTCAATCCCCGGGTGAGCGAGGGCCTGCTGCACCGGGTCGTGCTGCGTACCGGGCTGGACACGCTGGAGATCTGCACGGTGGTCCTGCGGGTACTCGCGCGTACGCTCACCGACCTCACGAAGGAGCGTGAGCCCGAGCCGCTGTTCGCGAAGGAGACGGGCGCGGCCGTGGAGCGGTTGCTGTCCGAGATCGCCGACGCGGTGGTCAGCTTCTCGGTGCTGGTCACCACACACGTCAGCCTCAACGCCGACGCGGCGGAGTCCCGGCTCGCCGCGGAGTTGCGCGCGGCGGTGGCCACCCGCGACAGGCTCGCCCCGCTGCTGCGGGAGGAGGCCGAGCGCGAGACCCGGAACTGGCATCTGCTCGGCGCCGTCCTGACCGAGGTGAACCGTATCCTCGACGAGCTCGATACCGAGCACCGCTCGCGTCGCCTGCTGGAGGAACTGGACCGCGCATCAGGGGAGCAGCGCGCGCGGATGCCGCGTCTGACCCGGCTGCGCGAACGTATGGGCGTTCAGGAGCGGCTGTGGCGGAACCGTACCGGGCTCGGCGGGCGTTCTTGGTGA
- a CDS encoding lactonase family protein — translation MGSGGWSRRRFVGALAGTAATAALPACGDAPSETEPPASEPGTSAPRATTSAPRATGKPSGPRPLYLGTYTSVEGGGTGIGLATYDAESGRITGGGTLTGVADPSYLALRPDGRTLYAVNEQDDGAVTAVRLSDRKILGSRSTGGGGPCHLSVHPGGRWLLSANYTSGSVAVHPIAASGALGERADLVTHSSPPPGPGQDGPHAHQFITSPDGGHVLAVDLGTDTVYTYRLDEKTGRLTEVAQAHTRPGAGPRHLTFHPGGRHAYLANEVDNTVAVCGYDPDTGRLGVGEAQSTGTGSGTSYPAQILVTSNGAYAYLANRGHNSITRYAVEADGARLRLLDTVPVAGDFPRQIAFSPDGSLLFAANQKSSTVSVFQVNTRSGELRLAGEPFASPVAVCALPL, via the coding sequence ATGGGCAGTGGTGGCTGGAGCAGGCGCCGGTTCGTCGGCGCCCTCGCGGGAACGGCCGCCACGGCCGCCCTGCCGGCGTGCGGTGACGCGCCGTCGGAGACGGAGCCGCCGGCGTCCGAGCCCGGTACGAGTGCCCCGCGCGCCACGACGAGTGCCCCGCGCGCCACCGGCAAGCCCTCCGGCCCCCGCCCGCTCTACCTCGGCACCTACACGTCGGTCGAGGGCGGCGGCACGGGCATCGGTCTCGCCACGTACGACGCCGAAAGCGGCCGTATCACGGGAGGCGGAACCCTCACCGGCGTCGCCGACCCGTCGTACCTCGCGCTGCGTCCGGACGGCCGCACGCTGTACGCCGTGAACGAGCAGGACGACGGTGCGGTGACCGCCGTCCGGCTGTCCGACCGCAAGATCCTCGGGAGCCGGAGCACCGGAGGCGGGGGGCCCTGCCATCTGTCCGTGCATCCGGGCGGGCGCTGGCTGCTCAGCGCCAACTACACCTCCGGCAGCGTGGCCGTGCACCCCATCGCCGCCTCCGGCGCGCTCGGCGAGCGCGCCGACCTGGTCACGCACTCCAGCCCGCCGCCCGGTCCCGGCCAGGACGGCCCGCACGCCCACCAGTTCATCACCAGCCCCGACGGCGGCCATGTCCTCGCCGTCGACCTGGGCACGGACACCGTGTACACCTACCGTCTGGACGAGAAGACCGGCAGGCTCACCGAGGTCGCTCAGGCGCACACCCGGCCGGGCGCCGGGCCGCGTCATCTCACCTTCCATCCCGGGGGCCGCCACGCCTATCTGGCCAACGAGGTCGACAACACGGTCGCGGTCTGCGGCTACGACCCGGACACCGGCCGCCTGGGCGTCGGTGAGGCCCAGTCCACGGGAACGGGATCGGGCACCAGCTACCCGGCGCAGATCCTGGTGACGTCGAACGGCGCGTACGCCTATCTCGCCAACCGGGGCCACAACAGCATCACGCGCTACGCGGTGGAGGCGGACGGCGCCCGGCTCAGGCTGCTGGACACGGTGCCGGTGGCCGGTGACTTCCCGCGCCAGATCGCCTTCTCGCCGGACGGATCGCTGCTGTTCGCGGCGAACCAGAAGTCCTCCACCGTGAGCGTGTTCCAGGTGAACACGCGCAGCGGTGAACTGCGGCTCGCGGGCGAGCCGTTCGCCTCACCCGTCGCCGTCTGTGCGCTGCCGCTGTAG
- a CDS encoding DUF2470 domain-containing protein, producing the protein MGDSQSWTAAPSAAERARSVLAAAWSCAVTAEGGREEFVGAHTVAEDGRVLLHVPEDSTLLAAAICAPRGEPSGVLEFADAAPVPVRSRIRARLWMAGWFVPEDGHLAFRATRVVLRPPSGAVVVDLDEFAAAAPDPLATAEARLLTHLADCHADAVERLTRLVDADSLHGAVRVQPLAVDRHGLTLRIERARAHGDVRLAFHTPADDVAQLTERMHVLLTQAGAASCPRALQRQRTDGDG; encoded by the coding sequence ATGGGTGACAGCCAAAGCTGGACGGCTGCGCCTTCCGCGGCGGAGCGGGCCCGGTCGGTGCTCGCCGCCGCGTGGTCCTGCGCGGTGACCGCGGAGGGCGGCCGCGAGGAGTTCGTCGGCGCGCACACCGTGGCCGAGGACGGCCGCGTGCTCCTGCACGTGCCGGAGGACAGCACTCTGCTCGCGGCCGCCATCTGCGCACCCCGCGGCGAGCCGTCCGGCGTCCTGGAGTTCGCCGACGCGGCGCCCGTCCCCGTGCGCAGCCGGATCCGGGCCCGCCTCTGGATGGCCGGATGGTTCGTCCCCGAGGACGGCCACCTGGCGTTCCGGGCCACGCGCGTGGTGCTGCGCCCGCCGTCGGGTGCGGTCGTCGTCGACCTCGACGAGTTCGCCGCCGCCGCGCCCGACCCGCTGGCCACGGCGGAGGCACGGCTGCTGACCCACCTCGCCGACTGCCACGCCGATGCCGTCGAGCGGCTCACCCGCCTCGTCGACGCCGACAGCCTGCACGGCGCGGTCCGGGTCCAGCCCCTCGCGGTCGACCGGCACGGACTGACGCTGCGCATCGAACGCGCCCGTGCCCACGGCGACGTACGCCTGGCGTTCCACACACCCGCCGACGACGTCGCCCAGCTCACGGAGCGCATGCACGTCCTGCTCACCCAGGCCGGCGCCGCGTCCTGCCCGCGGGCCCTACAGCGGCAGCGCACAGACGGCGACGGGTGA
- a CDS encoding TetR/AcrR family transcriptional regulator produces the protein MAPNQGGRTRRRLSTEERREQLLSVGARLFSESPYDDVWIEQVAEIAGVSRGLLYHYFPTKRDFFAAVVERESERMLRMSQPVPGVPVREQLAAGLDAYLGYVQAHAHGYRAFHRADAAGDQTVRRVYQRALAAQERQILAALAADPEFGSVSRARADLKLAVRGWLGFMTAVSLEWLRGSDLSREQVRDLCARALLGVISS, from the coding sequence ATGGCCCCGAACCAGGGCGGGCGCACTCGCCGCCGGCTCAGCACCGAGGAGCGCCGTGAGCAGCTGCTGTCGGTGGGGGCTCGGCTGTTCTCGGAGAGTCCGTACGACGACGTGTGGATCGAGCAGGTCGCCGAGATCGCCGGGGTCTCGCGCGGACTGCTCTACCACTACTTCCCGACCAAGCGGGACTTCTTCGCGGCGGTCGTCGAGCGTGAGAGCGAGCGGATGCTGAGGATGAGTCAGCCGGTGCCGGGAGTTCCGGTGCGCGAGCAGCTCGCCGCCGGCCTCGACGCGTATCTGGGGTACGTCCAGGCCCACGCGCACGGCTACCGGGCCTTCCACCGGGCCGATGCTGCGGGCGACCAGACCGTACGCAGGGTCTATCAGCGGGCGCTGGCCGCGCAGGAGAGGCAGATCCTCGCGGCGCTGGCCGCCGATCCCGAGTTCGGGTCGGTTTCCCGGGCGCGGGCCGACCTCAAGTTGGCCGTCCGCGGGTGGCTGGGCTTCATGACCGCGGTCTCCCTGGAGTGGCTGCGGGGCTCGGACCTCTCGCGGGAGCAGGTGCGCGACCTGTGTGCGCGGGCGCTGCTGGGTGTCATCTCCTCCTGA
- a CDS encoding cytochrome P450, whose translation MTETSTGTGLPRGFRGAEQGWPELRRIPRPPRRLPLLGDVLGSSRRTPLQDTLRYGRRLGPIFRRKAFGREFVFVWGADLVADLADESRFAKHVGLGVANLRPVAGDGLFTAYNHEPNWQLAHDVLAPGFSREAMEGYHPMMLAVAGRLTDHWDRELAAGRAVDVPGDMTKLTLETIARTGFGHDFGSFERTRPHPFVTAMVGTLTYAQRLNALPFPRLLRAAARRNAVDIAYLNRTVDDLVRARRTAGGDGDLLDRMLDTAHPETGERLSERNVRRQVITFLVAGHETTSGALSFALHYLARHPDVAARARAEVDRVWGGWGGAAVPGYDQVARLRYVRRVLDESLRLWPTAPAFAREARQDTVLAGTHPMRRGAWTLVLTPMLHRDPAVWGADAERFDPDRFEARAVRSRPPHTFKPFGTGARACIGRQFALHEATLVLGLLLRRYELRPDPAYRLRVTERLTLMPEGLRLRLERRTVTGTVPPARDPDEAASELRCPVRGAGD comes from the coding sequence ATGACGGAGACGTCGACAGGGACCGGACTGCCGAGGGGATTCCGCGGCGCCGAGCAGGGCTGGCCGGAGCTGCGCCGCATTCCGCGTCCGCCGCGCCGGCTCCCCCTGCTCGGCGACGTGCTCGGCTCCAGTCGCCGCACGCCGTTGCAGGACACCCTCCGGTACGGCCGGCGGCTGGGGCCGATATTCCGGCGCAAGGCCTTCGGCAGGGAGTTCGTGTTCGTGTGGGGCGCCGATCTCGTCGCCGACCTGGCGGACGAGTCGCGCTTCGCCAAACATGTCGGCCTCGGGGTCGCCAATCTGCGGCCGGTCGCCGGGGACGGGCTGTTCACGGCGTACAACCACGAGCCCAACTGGCAGCTGGCGCACGACGTGCTGGCCCCGGGCTTCAGCCGGGAGGCGATGGAGGGCTACCACCCGATGATGCTGGCGGTGGCCGGGCGGCTCACCGACCACTGGGACCGCGAGCTGGCGGCGGGCCGGGCGGTGGACGTGCCCGGTGACATGACCAAGCTGACGCTGGAGACGATCGCGCGGACCGGGTTCGGCCACGACTTCGGTTCCTTCGAGCGCACCCGGCCGCACCCGTTCGTGACCGCGATGGTGGGCACGCTCACCTATGCGCAGCGGCTGAACGCGTTGCCCTTCCCGCGGCTGCTGCGCGCTGCCGCCCGCCGCAACGCGGTCGACATCGCCTACCTCAACCGCACCGTCGACGACCTGGTCCGCGCCCGGCGTACGGCGGGCGGGGACGGGGACCTGCTGGACCGGATGCTGGACACGGCCCATCCGGAGACCGGTGAGCGGCTGTCGGAGCGGAACGTCCGTCGGCAGGTCATCACCTTCCTGGTGGCGGGCCACGAGACCACCTCGGGCGCGCTGTCCTTCGCGCTGCACTACCTCGCCCGGCATCCCGACGTCGCCGCCCGCGCCCGCGCGGAGGTGGACCGTGTCTGGGGTGGATGGGGTGGAGCGGCGGTGCCGGGGTACGACCAGGTGGCCAGGCTTCGGTACGTCCGCCGGGTGCTGGACGAGTCGCTGCGACTGTGGCCCACCGCGCCCGCCTTCGCCCGGGAGGCCCGGCAGGACACGGTGCTGGCCGGGACGCACCCGATGCGCCGGGGCGCGTGGACGCTGGTGCTCACGCCGATGCTGCACCGCGACCCCGCGGTCTGGGGTGCCGACGCCGAACGGTTCGACCCGGACCGATTCGAGGCGCGGGCCGTACGGTCCCGTCCCCCGCACACCTTCAAGCCGTTCGGAACCGGGGCGCGGGCCTGCATCGGCCGCCAGTTCGCGCTGCACGAGGCCACGCTGGTGCTCGGCCTGCTGCTGCGCCGCTACGAGCTGCGGCCCGACCCCGCCTACCGGCTGCGGGTGACCGAGCGGCTGACGCTGATGCCGGAGGGTCTGCGGCTGCGTCTGGAGCGACGGACGGTCACCGGCACGGTCCCGCCCGCTCGGGACCCCGACGAGGCCGCGTCAGAGCTGCGCTGTCCAGTGCGCGGGGCGGGTGACTGA